The Cellulosilyticum sp. I15G10I2 genome contains the following window.
CCTACACACATCCAGACCATGCCGTCCCATGCAGCAGTATCCCAGTAAGTTGACATCGTCCAGAAGTTTGCACCAAACAGGGTTTGAGAGGTCACATCCGCACCGTCTATTGCATTTAGACCCTTATTGGCCCATGTACCAGGAATATGGCTAAAGGCGTAGTTGCTTATCAGTGTGCCCATATTATCTCCTGCCACGCGTCCGACCTCACTTGCGCTACAGACTGTAGGGTTCAGCGCCGCACAATTTTTTACAGCACCGTTCCAATCAACGCTTCCCGCTACACCGCCGATAGCACTTGTGCCACTGACATTTCCACTGCTGTAGCAGTTTTGTACTATACTCAAGGCACCTACATATCCCGCCACGCCGCCAATATTGCTTGTGCCGCTGATACTGCTGGTGCTGTAGCAGTTTTGTACCACACCGCTCAAGTCAGCAGTGCCCACCAGACCGCCGACATAGTTTGTGCCACTGATACTGCCGGTACTGTAGCAGCTTTCCACCTTTGTGCCGGTGCCACTCACATAACCCGCCACTGCCCCGATGTTGCTTTTTCCTTTGATATTGACATTTGCCACGCCAAGATTTTTTATGATACCACCTTCTGCAACATACCCAAAAATGCCCTGATAATCTGCATCTCGATTGATAAACAGCCCAGTGATTTGATAGCCACCGCCATCGAAAATACCCTGAAAAGGTCTGGATTCACTCCCGATGGACACCCAACCTCTGCCGCTGTCATAGCTGCTGCCGTAGGCGGAAAGATCAAGGTCGTTTTGCAGCTCGAAATACTTGCTGGAAAAGCTGTCCCCTGCATTTACCAGTTCCCCCAGCTTGGCGAGATCTGCGGCAGTTTTGATACGATAAGGGTCGCTCTCGCTTGTGCCCGCCCCCTCAAAAGGCATTATCCCCGCCACCAGCAGATGTGACGGCATGGAGGCGTCCTGCCCTGCAATGCCCTTAAGGATGGGCAGCTTGCCAGCTTCTATAGACCATACGGTGGTATCCCAATCTGCTGTAAAACCGGTGGCAGTCGTCCAAAAGCCCGTAGCATTAATTTCGGCTGCTGTTTTGAGTACACCGGCGTAGCCTCCAACGCCCTCTACCAGCATGCCGTCAAAGGCGATGCTTCCCAAAACACTGCCGTAATTATGCCCTACCATGCGACCCACAGAGATACCACCATTTACATCTGGGTTCAGCGCGGCACAGTTTTCCACCCTACTCATACTAAGCACGATACTCCCTACCAGACCACCGACACCGTTTGTGCCGCTGGTACTGCCAGTGCTGTAGCAGTTTTGCACCGTACCGTCAACATACCCCGCCAGGCCTCCGACATAGTCTCCTGTGCTGCTGACATTTCCGCTGCTGTAGTAGTTTTGCACCGTACCGTAGACAGTCCCTGCTAGACCTCCGACATAGTTGCCTGTGCTGCTGACATTTCCGCTGCTGTAGCAGTTTTGTACCGTACCGTAGACAATCCCCGCCAGACCTCCGACATAGTTGCCCGTACTGCTGATATTTCCGCTATTGTAGCAATTTTGCACCGTACCTTCGACAACCCCCACCAGACCTCCGACATGGTTGCCTGTGCCGCTGATATTTCCGCTGCTGTAACAGTTTTGCACCGTACCGCCCCAAACAACATACCCTACCACGCCGCCGACCAGGTTCCTGCCGACAATATGACCGTTCTCCACACCGAGGTTTTGCACCGTGCCACCGCTGATATAGCCAAACAGCCCCTGCAAATCCGAGCTGCTACGACTGATGGTCAGATTAGTTATCTTGTGGTTGCCGCCGTCAAAGTTTCCCCTAAACGTATAGGACAAGTTTCCGATAGGCGTCCAGCCATTGCCACTATCCGCACTGGCATAGCCTGCAAGGTCAAGGTTGTTCATTAGCTTGTAATGTGCGGTATTATAGCTTGTATTTCCCGCATTCACCAGTTCCGCCAGCTTGGCAAGGTCTGCGGCAGAAGATATCTGGTAAGGGTTGCCGCTTGTACCTGCCCCTCGGAAGTTCGGGTCGCTGCCGTCCACAATATGAGGGGGCAGAGCAACTGCCACGCCAAAGCCGGGCAGCTTGCCTTCTCCGTATGTCCACGCTGGGTCATTGCCAAATAACGCTTCAAAAAACCCGACAGTCTTAATTTGGGCAGCGGTTTTGGATGGGCCGTCCACCTTATCCTCCCCCATAATAAGTTCTTTTTCCCTGCCCTCCTCAGTTGTCGTCATGCCGCCAAAGGCGATGTTTCCCGAAAGAATGCCTCCAACACTAACACTCCCAGCCACTCGCCCGATATTATCTCTGCCGGTGACAGAGGCATTCAGTGCGGCGCAGTTTTCCACCGCACCCATATTCTCCACCTTGCCTGCCACGCCGCCGATATACGAGCCGCCGCTAACAGCACCGGTGCTGTAGCACTTTTTCACCGCGCCGTTTTCCTCAATAAGACCCACTATGCCGCCAATATAAATGTCTCCACTAGTAATACCGCCGATGCTGTAGCAGTTTTCCACTGCGCCCTCAACCACACCCGCCACGCTACCAACACTGCCTAATCCAGTAATGTTGGCATTCACAACGCCAAGATTCTTTACAATACCACCAGCACCGATACCGCCAAAGAATCCCTGCTTGTTTTTGTCCCGGTTGATATGCAGCCCCGTAATGCTATGGTTGTTGCCGTTAAACTCACCCATGAAGAAACGATCCTGAGACGCAGCTGAATCATACACGCCGATGGGTATCCAGCCTTCACCACTGGAATAGGCTGAAAGATCAATGTCATTCATCAGCTTTAGGCTGACCTTTGCGTCCTCATTGTTGAACAAAAACAGCTCAAGCCCTTTTACGCGCGCATTAACCAGTATGGCGATTTCGGCAAGCTGGGTCGCAGTGGTGATTTCCACCGGGCTGTCCGCTGTGCCCCCTCCCGCTATGAGCGCCATAAGAGTCATTTTTTTGCCGACTGACTGGGGAATATACACTGTCATGCGGGGACACTCCACGCCGTCCGCAACCCCGTAGCCCTCGCCCAAAACAGCGCTGAACACATACAAGCCCCGCTTCGGATATTCTGAATCATAATCGTGGTCGGCCTCCCATGTCACCGGGATTTGAACAACCTTCCCCTCCACGGTACCGCCTACCATTTTCGGAAACTCCGGTACGGTGGTGTTCTGCCAGCGGATAGCGTCAGGCAGCGCATCAAAGGCCGTCACCATACCTGTAATAAGCGCACCTACCCTCACCGTAATCTTGGGTATTTCTATCTTATCACCGAGGGTAAGTCCCTCTGGCAGTTTGGGTGTAAAAATATATGTACCCGCCGCTTCGCCGTCGTATTCAGGTGATGAAGCCCATGTCACAGGCAGAGGAACGGTCATTTCATCCGCGCTGTCCACGGTTCTCTCCGTTGGCTCAGCTTCTTCGGGAGTCTTGGCATCATCTATTTCATCGATGCCAATCACTGACCCAGTTACCGTATCAGCTTCTCCGTAATCAAGCGTCAGTTCTTCCTTTAAAGCTGCAAGCCGTATGGTCACCGTCAGGGCGTCCGGCAGCTCCAAATGCCTTTCGGATGTACCAAGGGGCACGCTCCGCATTGCAATGTCCGCCTCCAACGCCTCAAAAGCGGTAATCTCACCACTTGGGCCAATGGGGAATGTGCCTGTTTCAGCCATCGCCGAGGCAGGAAGCATACCCACAACCATGATGATAGACAGCACCATAGCCCCGAGCCTTTGCTTTGTTTTATTTTTTCTCATACTCGTCCCTCCATCTCATATCATAAAAACTCCTATTGAATCTACAAATTGCACACCATACTTTGTCAGACAGAATTCCAAGAAGTGTAACTCATTCAGCTTGACTACTTGAATTTGAAAGCGACAGGTGTTATACTCCAAATGAGTAATTAAGTTTAGCGAATAAGTTTAGTGAATCAGTTTACTAACTAAGTTTATTATATTTTATTTTTTCAAAAAGTTCAATATAGGAGCGGAAATATGAGAGAGAAAAAACTCGACAAGAGGAAAGCCCAAGGAGCTGAAACTAAAAAGAAGCTGTATGAAATTGCGGAAAGGTTATTTACAGAACGCAATTTCTCCGATGTTAACGTAGAGGACATCACCGATGAGGCCGGTATTACCAAGGGTGCTTTTTATGTACACTTCGAATCTAAGGATGCGCTGATCGCTACTTTGATTGCTGACTATGCATCTCGAGCCGATACGGATTATAAAACCTTTTTGGAAATGCTGCCTGATGATATTCACACTTCAGAGGTACTCCTTAGGCTAACTCAAAAAATAACTGAAACGCTTTTAAATACTATCGGCTATGAAAATATGAAAAAGGTTTACCAAATGCTGCTGGCGAGATCCGTAGATACCGAAGCGGTAAAAGGTTACGGCAGAGAGCTTTATACGTTGTTTCATGGCGTGTTGGAAAAAGGTATTCGGCGTGGAGAGCTTAAATCTTCATTGCCGTCAGAGGAGCTTGCCCGACATTTTGTAATGGCGATACGGGGTGTCAGCTATGAATGGTGTGTTCGCTATCCTGACTTTGATTTAAAAGAGCAGACAATGGCGCATATCCAGTTGCTGATCAAGGGGATTCAAACCTAATAACTTAAAAGAAATCCTCCATCAGGAGGATTTCTAAAAATAAATCATTATAAAATATATCGCGTTGCTTATTAAATGCTACCGATAGTCTGTAAACATGAAGTGCCGTATTGGTTCGTCTTCATCCACTTGCGGCAATCTTTCACCCGCTTCATAGAATCTATTATCTATAAAGTCATCATTGGTTGTCGATACTTCAAAGAGAATGACAGGACCAGTCCCTGGCACACCTTGCCACGAGTGGTATTGGCCTGGCTTTAAGGTAATACTCTCTCCCGGCTTTATAACAAGCGTCGTACCTGCTTTAACAACTACTTTTCTGCCATCCATACTCACCTCAACATCTGTATCTGCAAATTGACCGTCTTCTGCAGCATTATATAATGTAATCAAAAGGTCTCCGCCACCACGATGAATGATATCTTCCATTTTACTCCAGTGGAAATGATAAGGCAGTACCTGACCATCACTGACAAGAAGCAGCTTTTCTGCATAATTTTTGGGGTATTTTTCTTTATTGTGAGTATTTCCATTTCTGAATGTAAACACAGTTAATCCCGTTTTAGAAAAATCACCACTCCCAAAATCAGTAACATCCCAGCCTAACATATTATCCTTGATCTCTTGATACTCATCTCCCGCTTTTTCCCATTCATCCTGAGTCCAATAAGCAAATGGTGGCAAGGGGAATTGTTTTTCCTTCATTAAGGCTATCGCCTCATCTATGGCTTTATTAATTACTGAGCGTTTCATATATGCCTCCTAACCTTTAATAACATCCGCCTGCAACTGAGCCTTTACTGATAGCTCCGCCGCCAGAAGCGCTTGATGTTGCGTCATGGCATTTTCAGTACGGTTGATACAGTCTAGTATGAATTCTCCGAAGAAAGGATACCCTACTTTCCCTTCAACATTCATGTACTTCTCAGTCTCTTTGTTTGCGAGATAAACGTTATTGCCTCTTTGATCCCTCGCCAAATCCGTATATTTTCTAAGTTCAATATAGCCTTCTGTACCGAGAATAATGGTACGTCCGTCACCCCACGTAGACAGACCATCTGGTGTGAACCAGTCTACTCTAAAATACATGGTGCTTCCTTGATCTGATACCAATGTTGCATCGCCAAAATCATCCAGCTCTGGATACTGGGGATTATTGAAATTGCCGATTTGGCTCTTAACTACTTTTGCCTGGTTGACATCTGCAAAAATGAGAAACTGATAAATTTGATGGCTTCCAATATCACATAAAATCCCGCCATACTTTTCTTTTTCAAAAAACCACTGCGGACGACTTGGCGCACTAAGTCTGTGAGGTCCTAGGCCTAAAACTTGAACAACTTCTCCTATTGCCCCTTCTTCAATGAGTTGTTTGGCAAATACCGCACTCTCTACATGAAGATATTCACTATAGTATACCATGTATTTCATCTTGGTCTCTTCAATAAGTTTTTTTGCTGTTTCAATCTGCTCAAGCGTTGTAAAAGGGGCTTTATCTGTAAAATAATCTTTGCCATGCTTCATCACTTGAAAACCTACATCAGCACGTTCCGAAGTGATTGCTGCTGCGGCAACCAGTTTTGTATCCTGATCATTAAGAATTTCTTCAAAACTCACAGCCTGTTTAGCTTGGGGATATTGTTTTAAAAAGTGATCTACAAGCACTTGATCATCATCATAAACGTATTTCAACGTAGCTCCAGCTTCAAGAAGCCCATTAGTCATACCATAAATATGTCCATGTTTTAGAAACGCTGCCGAAAAAGTGAACTCCCCCTCAGCTACAACTGGCCTGGGTTTTCCTTTTGGGGCATAATTCATGCCATCTTTCTTATCCATAGTCTCTCCTTTCTGAGCGTCCATTTTATTTATCATAATTATACTTGGAATAATCATTGCCTGTGGTGATAAATTCCGGGTCGAAATTTTCTACCGAACCTGTTTTTTCATAAAACTTCTCTACATTTGCCTGAATGCCTTCAACAGTATAAAATGGATCATCTTTTTCTAAGGGAAGGCATACCTTTTGACTTGAAAAGCCTGATTTATAAACTGCTGTAATATATTCTAATGTACGACGGCCGTCTTCTGCCTGCACTAAGAAGTTTTTATGCCCATTTTCTATGGACCTTATCACATTGTCAATCTGCCCTGCATGCCCTTCATACTCTAAATCTTCTAATGTCCGATAGTAATCTTCAATTTCTTTTTGTTTTTCTGGGTAAGGTTCCCCAAATCCATTAGGTCTTGATTTAAATGCCGCAACACTCCACGGTGCACAGATTTTAGCCTGTTCACATTGGAAGATAAATTGCTGTTCTTCGCCATGATGTACCAAAGAACTCATCATTGTGGACATAGAGCCATCTTCGTACTTAGAAATAGCTACTGAAAAATCTTCTACCTCCGCATTATCATGATTTAAATTGTTAACGATGGCTGTAATCTCAACCGGCAGGCCTTTCATCCAATTAAGCATATCGATATGATGCACAGCATGATTTAAGGTGCATCCGCCGCCTTCTTTTTCCCAAGTTCCGCGCCACCATAAATCATAATAGGAATGCCCTCTCCACCACACTGAATCTACTTGTGCATGAAGTACCCTGCCGGCAACCTTTTGATCTAGTAAATTCTTTAATTTCATAATAGGGGATCGAAAGCGATTCTGCGAAATAATAGATAAACGCTGCCCCGTCTTATCTCTTGCATCAATCATAGCATCACATTCTGCTAAGGACGCTGCCATTGGTTTTTCACAAAGCACATCCAGTCCATGGTTCATACAATCTATAGAAATCTGCGCATGGGTATAGGGTGGTGTACATATGCTAATCAAATGGATATCATCCCGTTCAAATAGTTTTTCATGGCTGTCATATACATCTGCATCCAAATGATACTTTTCCTTAATAGCCTGTGCCTTCTCTGGATAGATATCAACCAGTGCTGCAATTTTGCATCGGTCTTTGAATGCAGCATACCCTTCGATATGTGATGGTGCAATATTACCGGTTCCGATAATCGCTACATTAATCATATTTCTTCCTCCTGGAATAGCTAAGAATTATTTTCTATTTTGCTGATTTGCTGAAATGCTCATAGCGTTCTTCAATAATTTTAGCAATATCATATTTTTCAAGCTCTGAAATGTATTGTTTATAAAGCGCATCAAATGCTTCTGGTTTTGCTGTTATTAACTTAACTTTGTAGTCTTCATTAACTTTATCAAGATTACCAGATTGTTCTATTTCTGTAGGAGACTTATAAGTTGTAGCTGTTAAACGTGTACCAGTAAGTGCAAGTGTATAAGAATCAGTTAAGTATTGTTCATATTCCGGTAAAGTTTTTGACACCGCTTTGATAAAATCTTCTTCTGTTTTAAAGTACCCTTGGTTTCCTACTAAAAAGGTGTCATGTTTAATCCAATCTAACTCTTGGGCATTTAGCTCTACATCTTTTGGCATTGGCACGCCATCTACAACTTCATAGTGTTTCCCTTCAAAGCCAAACCATAAGGTTTTTCCACCTTCTCCAGCTAAGAAATTCAAATATTTAATACATGCCTCGGGATTCTTTGCTGTTTTAGGTATGAATACAAATGCTCCTGTCGGCGGATACTCATCTACATATTGTTTGCCGTCATACATATTTGCAAGTGCTGGGATTGCTACAAAATCTGCATTGGGTTCAGTAGCTCTTAAGTTTTGAAGAAGTCCTCCACGCAGCGGGTCAACATTAGCACCTACATTTGTGTCCCAATAGCCAACTGTTCCAGCAACAACGCCTTCTTTTTCTTTTTGGTCAAATTGACTTGTAAAGAATTCCGGATCCATCAAACCATTATTGTAAGCCTTATTTAAGAACTCATAGTAGCCTCTAAAAGTCTCTGATGTGTACGCATGACCTGTTTCACTGCCTGATGGCAACGAAATGCTTCGTGATCTATAGGTTGCTTCATCTTCGTATTCAATAAAAGATGTATATAAATTACCTTTTGTATCACCTCTTGAATAAGCTAATGGATAGAGTCTGTCTTGACCAATGTTACTTGGATCTTTTTGTTTAAATGCCATAAGTACGTTAAAGAGTTCATCTATGTTCTTTGGAACACTTAAACCTAATTTGTCTAACCAGTCTTTTCGGATAAACCCACTGAAGGATGCTGTAATAGATCTGCGGGCTGGAATAGCATATTGCCCGCCGTCCGCTCCAATACCATAACTTAATACGTCTTGACCAACATATTCAACAATTTGCTGTCCATGCTCTGCTAATTCTTTCGAAATATCTTTAATACCACCTTCGTTATACCACTTTTCTACAATACTTGAGTTATAGGTCATCATAATGTCAGCTGCCGTACCCGATGCCATCATAACTGGTATTTTTGTATTTTCTTCACTTCTTGGAATAAGCACAAAGTTAACTTTAACCCCTTGCTTTGCCATTTCTTGATTAACATATTGGGTCCACTGGTTGTTATCTACTGTGCCTTGTCCTGCTGGTATATTGCCACGATCAAACAGCATTACAGAGATTTCTGTCAATTCCCCTGGTTTCTTTGCTGGGTCAGTACTTGAAGTTTTTCCGCTGTTAGTATTTGCTGTGTTATTATTCCCACATCCCACAAACATAGTAAGCGTTAATGTTGCAATAATTAACAAACTGATGATCCTCTTTGTTTTTACCATAATAATTCTCCTTTTATTAAGATATTTTTATTATACGATTATCCTTTGACTGAGCCAAGCATAACGCCTTTGACGAAATACTTTTGCAGCCAAGGATAAATCGTTATAATCGGTATGATTGCTATAACTACTGCTGCTGCTTTCATAGATTCAGGCATAACTTGCTGTCCAATACCTTCTGCTGTTGAGATTTGGTTGAGTGCTTCTGTAAATAGTAATTGTCTTAACATCAATTGCAGCGGATACCTCTCAGGACTGGTAATATACATTAAGCTGGAAAAATAATCATTCCAGTACATCACTGCATAAAAAAGTCCTATAGTCGCTATAATGGGTTTAGACAGCGGCAATGCCATCTTAATAAGGTAATAAATATCATTACATCCATCAATTTTGGCCGACTCTTCGATACTTGAAGGTAAGCTTTGAAAAAAAGCTTTCATAATGATGAAGTTAAATGCACTTACCATAACAGGCAGTACCAGTGATGCTAAACTGTCAACTAAGCCAAGTCCTTTAACAACCATAAAGGTGGGAATAATCCCTCCCCCGAAATACAAGGTAAACAAAATGAAAAATGTAAAAAATGCTCTTCCCTTTAAGTGCGGTTTTGATAAAGCATAGGCTGCCATTGTTGTGACAACCAGTGATAAAAGAGTTCCTGCTACTGTTATGAACACCGAATTCTTTAAAGAATTTAAAATCATACTCGTCTGCATGATTTTTTCATAGGCACTCGTCTGAAAGTTGATCGGATAAAAGGTTACCTTTCCAGATAAAATAGCCAAACTGTCACTTAACGAATAAGCAAGTACATTTAAAAACGGATAGAGACACAACAATACAACAAAGCCAATCGTAATATAAACATATACACTAAACAGCACTTCATCTAATTTGAATTTTTTTGATCGAGCTTTTTCTGACCTTCCTCTCATGTCATCCTCCTCCTAAATAACGCCATCTTCGCCTAATAATTTTGCAAATGCGTTGGCCATTAATAACAACGTAATGTTAATGACGGACTGGAATAATCCTACTGCTGTTGCAAAGCTGTATTGAACACGCTGCAGCCCCATTTTATAAACGTAGGTACTTAATACTTCTCCCACTTCAATGACTTTGCTGTTTTGAAGTAATAACGGTGCATCTAATCCAATATGCATCATCTGGCTGATTGAAAGAATAAACATAACTACCATAGTTGACTTGATACTTGGGAGTGCAATGTACCATATACATTTAATACGCCCAGCCCCATCTATTTTAGCGGCTTCATAAAGAGACTCATCGACACCTGATAAAGCTGCCATATAAATGATCGTCCCCCACCCTACGTCTTTCCACGTATTTGCAAAAACATAGACAGTAATCCACCAGCCATGTTCCAGTAAAAACTGAATGGGCTCCCCGCCTGCTCCTTTAATCATGTTATTGACGGCACCATTATTCATTGAAAAGAGATTCGTAACAATACCCGCAATAGTTACCCATGATACGAAATAAGGCAAATATAATATAGATTGTGCTGTCTTCTTAAAAGTCTTGCTTGTTACCTCATTGAGTAATAAGGATAAGAAGATTGATAATGGAAACTTCACAGCCAATACTATCAAATTCAAAAGTACAGTATTTTTAACTGCAAGCCAAAAGAAATCTTCTTGGAAAATCTTTTTAAATACCTCTAAGCCTACCCATTCGCTTCCCCAAATACCTTCAAACATATTATAATTTTTAAATGCAATTACAAGCCCGCCCATTGGCCCATATCTAAAGATCGTAAAATATATAAGAGCTGGAACCAATAGTAAATATAATAAGATGTCTCTTTTTATATAAAACCATATGCTTTTTTTCTTTCTTTCAACAGAACGTGTTGAACGTATGGAAAATATCGTATTTGTCATCCATTCACTCTCCCTTTCTTTTTTTTTGTGACTTTTTTCGTTTATTTCGTTTTTGTGATTTTAATTATGTATCAAATAGCACAATTATTAAAGAGTACAAATGTGTTATTTTATATCATTTTATAATCTCTGATTTTTAAGGCTTTATTCTAAGGACTTATTGACATCGCGCTTTCCCTTTCAAATGTTATGTTTGGCATCTATTGATACGCTGATTCCATCTATGAATAGGTATAAATATAACATAACATATCATTTTATATATATTTCCCTCTTTTTTATTGACTCCGAGCGCTTTTTTAGGTACATTTTAATAACAAAGGAAAAGCATTAAAGGAGGCGCCATGTCATTCTTAAAAAAAACTAAGAAAATGTTTATGCGAACTTATACAACATTGCTATTAACGCTTCTTATTCCAATGATTATTTTTATGACGTCTTTTTTTATCAATTATGCACAAAGCCGAAAAGCTAACTTAGATTCTTATCATCTGCTTAAATCAAAATCTCTTGGTATTTTTACTGCTCAGGTCATGAATAACTTAGAAAGCGATCTTTTGAAGCTAGATAGTTCGCGTATTTTCAAAATATATCCCACTGAAAATATACGACCTGATATAGACTCCGTACTTTTATTACTGGATGAACTTGTTTCTTTTAAATTAAAACATGACTATATTGATTCGATGTATTACTATCATTCAACGACAGATTTCCTGTTCATTGATAAAACGGGAACAAATGATATCCAGCTTTTTTATGATACCGAGTGGATTGAGCAATTAGATCCTTCATTAAAGCTCCAGCGTCTGCCGATTCGAAGGATTGAATCTGATCCAATGTTTAAAAAAGCTATGCCCTTATCGTTTACTCAAAACATCCTTACACTGGCGGTACAATTAGCTCCGAACAGATACATTCTAGCCAACATATCTGTCAACAAGTTGGCTTCTTATATCAATAAGTACACCATGCTTCCCGGTGAAGCTTATGCCATTTCTTCTCATAAAGAAGAAATGCTGTTTGCCATCCCTGCCCTGGATACTTTTATTGATGATCCCGAAAATACCGCTATCAATACCTATCAATATGCCCTTCCATACAACGGGTGGGTGGGTACTTTGTATGTATCTCATGATGCACTTCGTCAAGATATGGCTTATTTAATGTGGTTTATCATTATTAATATCTTTTTATTGCTGGTGATTAGTTTTATATTAGCTATCTTTGCTACCCGCTATATTTATAAACCCATCAAAAGTTTAAACGAAGAGATACAAGAGCATATTACAACCTCTAAAAAGGACTATTCCGATGAGATCGAGTTTTTTAGAGACATGTTTAACCGATTAGAGACCGAAAACCAACGTTTCCAGTCTCAGGCTTATGTTTATCAAGATTCACTTAATCAATATGCTTTCAAAGATTTTATCCATGGCACCCTAACGTTCCAGGCTTTTTCCGAACGTATGCTGTCTTCTCACCTGAATATCAGCGCACCCTATTACCAATTACTTTTAATCAGCAGCGAACTGCAAAATGCCGCCATGCCCATTAATGCAGATACAACCTTTAATATTCTCTCAGTTTTAAATGCTTATATCCAAAACTTAGGCACTGGACTCACTTTGCTGATGGATCAGTATTTTGTTATCTTAATCGGTGCCGAAGAAAAGGCAAACATCGCCTCAATAGCCCAAAGTGTTATCCGCATTTCTCAAGAATCATTTAATATCGGTAAGTATGTCGGGAAAAGTGATGTCTTTAGTCAGCTCACCCAAGTACCCGACACGTATAATAACACTTTAAGCTCTGTTCAATATTACAAATACATTGGTACACCAAAGGAATTTTTGTGTTCTTGCGATAAGGCACAAATATCGTTTCGCTATAGCTCCGCCAGCAAAATACAAGATAAGCTTGTTAATGCGGTGTCCTTAAATGATTTTAAAGAAATAGAACTACATACCCACCAATTTATTGAGCATCTAATGAAACTAGATTCATTAGATTTACTCTTTAAAGTGACCTTTATCCTCATCGCAACGCTTGAAACAAAGTTTACTTTAAACGAGATCTTAGATTTTAATGTTTATCACGCCTTAGAAAATACAGAAAATATCAACGAGCTCGAAAATATTATTATCAAAACCTGCACACAAATTGCTATGCATAACAAACTGGAA
Protein-coding sequences here:
- a CDS encoding helix-turn-helix domain-containing protein — its product is MSFLKKTKKMFMRTYTTLLLTLLIPMIIFMTSFFINYAQSRKANLDSYHLLKSKSLGIFTAQVMNNLESDLLKLDSSRIFKIYPTENIRPDIDSVLLLLDELVSFKLKHDYIDSMYYYHSTTDFLFIDKTGTNDIQLFYDTEWIEQLDPSLKLQRLPIRRIESDPMFKKAMPLSFTQNILTLAVQLAPNRYILANISVNKLASYINKYTMLPGEAYAISSHKEEMLFAIPALDTFIDDPENTAINTYQYALPYNGWVGTLYVSHDALRQDMAYLMWFIIINIFLLLVISFILAIFATRYIYKPIKSLNEEIQEHITTSKKDYSDEIEFFRDMFNRLETENQRFQSQAYVYQDSLNQYAFKDFIHGTLTFQAFSERMLSSHLNISAPYYQLLLISSELQNAAMPINADTTFNILSVLNAYIQNLGTGLTLLMDQYFVILIGAEEKANIASIAQSVIRISQESFNIGKYVGKSDVFSQLTQVPDTYNNTLSSVQYYKYIGTPKEFLCSCDKAQISFRYSSASKIQDKLVNAVSLNDFKEIELHTHQFIEHLMKLDSLDLLFKVTFILIATLETKFTLNEILDFNVYHALENTENINELENIIIKTCTQIAMHNKLEKLNENIYVNQAKQFIHDHYKEGISVSQVADSLNISYPYLSKLFKEMESQNIADYINEIRIEEGKKLLISSNLTVKEIAVEVGYSNHQSFERYFKKYNDLAPGQYRKLNVPT